CTGTTTTGAGAAAAAACAATATAAGAGGGCAATATGTTGTATCTTAATGCCAGCGATTGTCATTCATATTGCACCTAGTTTTCATAGGGATGTACGTATTACATTTTTAAATGTAGGACAAGGGGATAGTATTATCATTGAGTCACCATATCGCAAAAATGTTTACGTAGTTGATACAGGGGGTCTTTTGCGTTTTAATCAGGACCAATGGAAACAATCCAAACATGAGTATGAGGTTGGTCGGCGTATTGTTGTGCCTTACCTAAAAGGAAGAGGTATTCGAGTAGTCAATAAACTGATGTTAACACATGCGGATGCTGATCATATAGAAGGTGCAGAAGAAGTATTGGAAGAAATCCAAGTTAAAGAAATTCATATTTCTCCAAACTCATGGGAGAAGTCTGTTATGTATGACTTGATAGAACTTGTAAAAAAAGAAAGGATTCCTTTCAAAGAGAAAATGGCAGGTGAGAAGTGGCGAGAAGGGGATGTCTATTTTGAATATCTATCACCAATAGACACTCACTATGAAGGAAACAACGATTCACTAGTTCTTCTGTTTAAGTATGGTTCTTTTAAATTACTTCTAACGGGTGATTTAGAAGAGGAAGGGGAATTACGACTAGTAAAAAACAATGCACGCTCTCTTGAGCATCTAACCATATTAAAAGCTGGACATCATGGGAGTAAGACATCGAGTTCAGAACCATTTTTAAAGACAACAAAACCTCTACTGACCATATTTTCTACAGGGCTTAACAATCGATATGGTCATCCCAATAAAGAAATTGTTGAACGGTATAACAATTTGAAATTACCCACACTGAATACTGCAGAAGTAGGGTCAATCGAGGTAACTGTAACAAAGAATCAGTGGGATATTATTACCACTTTACAATTAATAGAAATGAAAAAAGCTTTGTCCAATTGACAAAGCTTTTTTGGAGTAGACGCTTACAGGTTAACGTAATCAATTACAGTTGCGATAATGAACATAAGTGCGAAGAATAAAAATGATACGCCGAAGCCTACACCTGAATCAAGAGCATCATTTCTTTTGCTTTGTACATCTTTTTCAAATGGATTCATGAATATCCCTCCTAATTCGTATTAATTATACGGTAACACATACAAAAAAGCTATATTGAATGGAAATTTTAAGACATTAAACAGTTTTTGACACAATTTATCCATACTCGCGGATTATAAAAAATGAATGTATACTAGAACTAGTCAAGTGCTAGGAGGACTAAAATGTTTTCAAAATTATGGAATGATATTCAAAAAGGAATAATTGCTCCAGTTTATTTGTTAGCTGGACTTGAATCCTATTTTATAGATGAAACTATTCGTCGTATAAAAACAAAGCTGGAGGAAGATGGGGAAATTGAGACGATGACGATTGATCTTGATGAAAAACCTGTAGATTTTGTCATTGATGAATCTGACACAATTCCATTCTTCTCTAGTAAAAAATTAATTATTGCTAAAAATGCCTCTTTTTTAAAGGCTACAGACAAAACAAAAGAAAAGATTAATCATGATTTAACAAGGCTTGCGAAATGGCTTGAATTCCCTTCGGATACATCTGTTACAATTTTTATTGCACCATATGAAAAACTCGATGAACGAAAAAAAGTTACGAAACAAATGAAAGAACATGCTGTATATATGCTAGCAGAGACACCAAAAGAACAGGATTTATACGTATGGGTGCAAAATGAGGTGTCAGCTCAAGGAAAGGCAATTAATGATGAAGCCACATCCAAACTCATCGAAATGGTTGGGATGGATATGTTACATTTACGATCAGAAATTGAAAAGTTGTGTTTGTACCTTGGAGAAGATACGAATATTACGGTATCTTTAGTAGAGGAACTAGTTGCTAAAACATTGGAACAAGATGCATTTAAAATGCTTAATGCATATATGCGACATGATGTATCTGAAGCATTATCAATTTATCATGATTTGATACGGCAAAAGCAAGAACCTATTATGCTCGTGGCATTGTTAGCATCGCAAATTCGTTTAATGTCTAATGTCTATTATTTACTAACAAAAGGATATCATCCTCAACAAATTTCAAAGCAACTAAAAGTAAATCCTTATCGTGTCAAAAGAATTGTGGAGGATCGTCGTAAAGTATCGGATGATTCTTTGCTAAAGGCATTGTATGGGCTAAGTGAAGTAGATTTGCAATTAAAATCGATGGGTGGCAGACGAGAACGGTTTTTGGAATTGTTTTTGATGAAACCTTTATAGGAGTTACATAACATGATTTTGGTATCCCTTCCGCAATGCTTCTGGGAGTCTCAAGCTTACGCTATTTTAACAGGAGTCACCAACTGAAACGTAGATCAACCAATGATAATATTTAAGGGAAATTGCTCTTTCTCATAAAAGTGGGGAAGAGCAATTTTTTACTTATGATTATTTTATAATACAAAATTTAAAAACAAAACTAGATTTGAGAGATTCATGAATAGTAAAAGTAAATATGCATTGGAAAATCCTTCAATTTTGTACACAAAAAAAGACTAGAGAAATTCTCTAGTCTTTTTGAATCCAAAATGGATTAAGCTTTTTTCATTAAACGAGCTTTTTGACGAGAAGCTGCGTTTTTGTGGATTAAGCCTTTAGAAGCTGCTTTATCTAATGATTTAACAGCAACACTTAAAAGTTCTTTTGCGTTTTCATCTTTTGCAACTAGTGCAGTTTCAGCTTTTTTCACAGCAGTACGCATAGCAGATTTAACTTGTGCGTTTTGTGCGTTTGCAGAAGCGTTAGTTTTCACGCGTTTGATTGCAGATTTAATGTTTGGCATTAAAGTTCACCTCCTAGAAAGGATCGAGATGAGGAAATTCTCAACTGTTTCATGTGTCTATACAACAAGCATCATTATAGCAAAATCCTAATAGAAAAATCAAGGGTGAAATGCAAAGAATATTTACTTGACACAATGTACACACTAGGAATGAGGTGAGATTATGGAAAATTTCCAATGGTCAACAACAGACCTAGTAGATGAAACTGAAGCATATATTAAACATAAAACAGAAGAAGAACGTGCAACATTAAGAGAATCTAATGGTATCGACATACAAGAAAGTTGGGAGGAAATTGTTAAAGTAACACAAGTAACAGTTTCTAAAGAAGGTGAAGAGCATATTGGTAAAAAAGAAGGGATTTATGTAACTTTATCAGTCCCATCATTAGAAGCTTACGATCAAGAAGGTCTTGAGATTTTTGAAGAAAATATTATTAAGATTCTTCAAAATTTACATTCCAAAGATCAACTAAAAAAAGTCCTCATTATTGGTCTTGGAAATCGTACGATTACACCAGATGCAATTGGACCGTTGACAGTTGAGCAGTTGCATAATCAAGATATTATGATTCAAGAAAATTGCATTATTTATGCCCCTGGTGTCACAGCACAAACTGGATATGAGACAAGTGAATTTGTCAAAGCACTCGCAGAAAATATTAAACCTTCTTTAATTGTCATTATTGATGCATTAGCAACGAATTCTAGTGATAGATTATGTAAAACAGTCCAAATTACGAATACTGGAATTCAACCAGGCGCAGGTGTTGGAAACGCGAGAAAAGAAATTTCTGAAGAAACGATGGGATGCCCAGTTACTGCAATAGGGTTACCGACAGTAGTGGATGGTCCTGTGTTAATAACAGATGCTGTTGAATCTTTATTTAAATATATCTCAGCAAAAATATCAGAAGAAAAGAGACCTTCATCAGCCTTATCGGTTTCATCTTACAATGTGGATGAAAATACCAAAGTTTTAACAGATGCATTATTGCCGATTTTTGGGGAATGGGTGAAGTGGGAAAAAGATGAACGCCTTCAACTTTTCCAAGAGGTATTAACCGGACAACAACGACTTTTTGTTACGCCAAAAAATATTGATGATTGGGTTTCTGCTTACGTTAACATGCTTGCTAGAGTATGTACAAAGTGGTTGAGTGTAGCTTAGAAGTTCTAAATATGTTCCCTTCTCCATAAAGTAACAGGAGGAGGGATATAGGATGCAAAGACGGCAACGAAGATGGAAATTTATTGTATTATTCTTAGCAATCTTTTTTTCACTACCTATTATTGCAGCGAAAATCCCGCTTTGGGCTGAAGAGAAACCAATCCTTGAAACGTCAAAGCAGGATACCAAAATTGTCTATGCAGCAAACAAAACAATCGCGACAAATGTATCAGAGCAAAAAAATTCGAATTCTTTTAAAACCTTGCTTTATTTCACACACTCACATGAAGCATATGCACCTATGTTAAAAAAACGACAGCAAGCCATCACAGTATATAACGACTCAACAAATGTCCAATCATTAGGTGATCTGTTTGTTAATCACTTCAAGCAAAATCATATTGATGCGGATGTTTTGAATGTCGATACGATGAAGGTAATGAAACAACAAAAAATGGCATTTTATCAGGCTTATGATGCAGTCCGTCCCTATGTAAAGAAACAGATTGATAAAGAAGGTTATGATTTAATCATGGATATTCATAGAGATTCTGCAGGAAGGAAAACGACTACAACAACTTACAAGGGAATGTCTTATGCTCGAATGGCACTTGTCATTGGTGGTAAAAACAAACAATATCAAGCAAATGAAGCATACGCTGAACAGTTATCAAAGAAGTTAAATAGTCTAGTTCCAGGAATCTCAAGGGGAGTTATGAAAAAGACGGGTGAAGGTGTTAATGGCATATACAACCAAGATTTATCAAAGCAAATAATTTTAATTGAACTTGGTGGTATTGATAATAACGAAGAAGAATTAAATCGTTCAATTGCAATTTTAGCAAGAGCGATTGAAGAAGCATTTGTTGAACCAGCATCATCCTAACATTGCAATATACTGCGAATCACTGCTATAATTCTAGTAGTTTATATAGGAGTGGAACGCATGAACCGAGAAGAATTGATCAAACGTCAAGAACATATACGAAATTTCTCTATTATCGCTCACATTGACCACGGTAAATCAACACTAGCTGACCGTATTTTAGAGAAAACACATGCATTAACTGCACGTGAAATGAAAGAACAACTTCTAGACTCCATGGATCTAGAAAGAGAACGTGGAATTACGATCAAACTAAATGCAGTACAATTACATTACACGGCTAAAGACGGAGAAACATATATTTTTCATTTAATCGATACTCCAGGACATGTCGATTTCACATATGAAGTTTCAAGAAGCTTAGCTGCTTGTGAAGGTGCAATTTTAGTTGTTGACGCAGCGCAAGGGATTGAGGCACAAACCTTAGCAAACGTATACCTTGCTTTAGATAATGACTTAGAAATTTTACCAGTCATCAACAAAATTGACCTTCCTTCAGCTGACCCAGAACGTGTTCGTGGAGAAATTGAAGATGTAATTGGCTTGGATGCTTCAGAAGCTGTTTTAGCTTCAGCAAAAGCAGGAATTGGTATTGAAGATATTCTAGAGCAAATTGTAGAAAAAGTACCTGCGCCAGTAGGTGATCCTGAAGCTCCACTACAAGCGCTAATCTTTGACTCTGTTTATGATGCTTATCGTGGTGTTATTACTTCTATTCGAATTGTTGAAGGTACTGTGAAACCTGGGGATAAAATTCGAATGATGGCAACAGGAGCAGAATTTGAAGTGATCGAAGTAGGTGTACATACACCGAAAATTACGCCCACTGATTATTTGACAGTAGGTGATGTAGGGTATTTAACAGCATCTATCAAAAATGTTGGAGATACTCGTGTAGGGGATACGATTACATTTGCTCATAATCCTGCACCTGAAGCGTTACCGGGTTATCGTAAGTTAAATCCAATGGTATATTGCGGTTTATACCCAATTGATACAGCAAGATAC
This window of the Rummeliibacillus pycnus genome carries:
- the rpsT gene encoding 30S ribosomal protein S20, with the protein product MPNIKSAIKRVKTNASANAQNAQVKSAMRTAVKKAETALVAKDENAKELLSVAVKSLDKAASKGLIHKNAASRQKARLMKKA
- the spoIIP gene encoding stage II sporulation protein P, producing the protein MQRRQRRWKFIVLFLAIFFSLPIIAAKIPLWAEEKPILETSKQDTKIVYAANKTIATNVSEQKNSNSFKTLLYFTHSHEAYAPMLKKRQQAITVYNDSTNVQSLGDLFVNHFKQNHIDADVLNVDTMKVMKQQKMAFYQAYDAVRPYVKKQIDKEGYDLIMDIHRDSAGRKTTTTTYKGMSYARMALVIGGKNKQYQANEAYAEQLSKKLNSLVPGISRGVMKKTGEGVNGIYNQDLSKQIILIELGGIDNNEEELNRSIAILARAIEEAFVEPASS
- the holA gene encoding DNA polymerase III subunit delta, with product MFSKLWNDIQKGIIAPVYLLAGLESYFIDETIRRIKTKLEEDGEIETMTIDLDEKPVDFVIDESDTIPFFSSKKLIIAKNASFLKATDKTKEKINHDLTRLAKWLEFPSDTSVTIFIAPYEKLDERKKVTKQMKEHAVYMLAETPKEQDLYVWVQNEVSAQGKAINDEATSKLIEMVGMDMLHLRSEIEKLCLYLGEDTNITVSLVEELVAKTLEQDAFKMLNAYMRHDVSEALSIYHDLIRQKQEPIMLVALLASQIRLMSNVYYLLTKGYHPQQISKQLKVNPYRVKRIVEDRRKVSDDSLLKALYGLSEVDLQLKSMGGRRERFLELFLMKPL
- the gpr gene encoding GPR endopeptidase, with protein sequence MENFQWSTTDLVDETEAYIKHKTEEERATLRESNGIDIQESWEEIVKVTQVTVSKEGEEHIGKKEGIYVTLSVPSLEAYDQEGLEIFEENIIKILQNLHSKDQLKKVLIIGLGNRTITPDAIGPLTVEQLHNQDIMIQENCIIYAPGVTAQTGYETSEFVKALAENIKPSLIVIIDALATNSSDRLCKTVQITNTGIQPGAGVGNARKEISEETMGCPVTAIGLPTVVDGPVLITDAVESLFKYISAKISEEKRPSSALSVSSYNVDENTKVLTDALLPIFGEWVKWEKDERLQLFQEVLTGQQRLFVTPKNIDDWVSAYVNMLARVCTKWLSVA
- a CDS encoding YqzM family protein is translated as MNPFEKDVQSKRNDALDSGVGFGVSFLFFALMFIIATVIDYVNL
- the lepA gene encoding translation elongation factor 4; the encoded protein is MNREELIKRQEHIRNFSIIAHIDHGKSTLADRILEKTHALTAREMKEQLLDSMDLERERGITIKLNAVQLHYTAKDGETYIFHLIDTPGHVDFTYEVSRSLAACEGAILVVDAAQGIEAQTLANVYLALDNDLEILPVINKIDLPSADPERVRGEIEDVIGLDASEAVLASAKAGIGIEDILEQIVEKVPAPVGDPEAPLQALIFDSVYDAYRGVITSIRIVEGTVKPGDKIRMMATGAEFEVIEVGVHTPKITPTDYLTVGDVGYLTASIKNVGDTRVGDTITFAHNPAPEALPGYRKLNPMVYCGLYPIDTARYNDLREALEKLELNDSALQYEPETSQALGFGFRCGFLGLLHMEIIQERIEREFNIDLITTAPSVIYHVHMTDGEEVRVDNPSMMPEPQKIDRIEEPYVKANIMVPNDYVGAVMEICQRKRGNFLTMDYIDTTRVNIFYEIPLSEIVYDFFDQLKSSTKGYASFDYELIGYKPSKLVKMDILLNAEQVDALSFIVHKDFAYERGKVIVEKLKELIPRQQFEVPVQAAIGQKIVARSTIKAMRKNVLAKCYGGDISRKRKLLEKQKEGKKRMKQVGSVEVPQEAFMAVLKMDDDQSKK